A section of the Malus sylvestris chromosome 17, drMalSylv7.2, whole genome shotgun sequence genome encodes:
- the LOC126612149 gene encoding uncharacterized protein LOC126612149 isoform X1, whose translation MADGEEKGSDFYAVLGLDKECTDSELRNAYKKLALRWHPDRCSASGNSKFVEEAKMKFQDIQQAYSVLSDANKRFLYDVGAYGSDDDENNGMGEFLNEMAMMMSQTKPNENGKETFEELQDIFYEMFQGDIGSYGSASRTPSSCSTSSYASYCESSSSNNKRNCSEMNYEKVTLDDPSGFDTHFPSFCVGVGSRQDNGKATAAGEGIRAKTTGNRRQGRKQKVTSGHDVSSNDYSGISAS comes from the exons ATGGCTGATGGGGAAGAGAAAGGCAGTGACTTCTATGCAGTTTTAGGGTTGGACAAGGAATGCACAGACTCGGAGCTCAGAAATGCCTATAAGAAACTTGCACTG AGATGGCACCCGGATCGCTGTTCTGCCTCCGGAAATTCTAAGTTCGTGGAAGAAGCCAAGATGAAATTCCAAGACATTCAACAAGCCTATTCTG TTTTATCTGACGCGAATAAGAGGTTTCTGTACGATGTAGGAGCCTATGGCAGTGATGATGACGAAAACAAT GGGATGGGTGAGTTTTTGAACGAAATGGCAATGATGATGAGCCAAACAAAGCCTAAT GAAAATGGGAAGGAGACGTTTGAAGAATTGCAggatattttttatgaaatgtttCAAGGGGATATTGGGAGTTATGGGTCTGCTTCTCGGACCCCTAGTTCCTGTTCTACTTCTTCGTATGCGTCCTATTGCGAAAGCTCAAGTTCCAATAACAAGCGCAATTGCTCTGAAATGAACTATGAGAAGGTGACCTTGGACGATCCTTCTGGCTTCGACACTCATTTTCCAAGTTTTTGTGTAGGG GTGGGAAGCCGTCAAGACAACGGGAAGGCAACGGCAGCAGGAGAAGGGATTCGCGCAAAAACCACCGGTAATCGAAGGCAGGGCAGGAAACAAAAGGTCACATCTGGGCATGATGTTTCTTCAAATGACTACTCTGGTATATCAGCTAGTTGA
- the LOC126612149 gene encoding uncharacterized protein LOC126612149 isoform X2 codes for MADGEEKGSDFYAVLGLDKECTDSELRNAYKKLALRWHPDRCSASGNSKFVEEAKMKFQDIQQAYSVLSDANKRFLYDVGAYGSDDDENNGMGEFLNEMAMMMSQTKPNENGKETFEELQDIFYEMFQGDIGSYGSASRTPSSCSTSSYASYCESSSSNNKRNCSEMNYEKVTLDDPSGFDTHFPSFCVGTGGKPSRQREGNGSRRRDSRKNHR; via the exons ATGGCTGATGGGGAAGAGAAAGGCAGTGACTTCTATGCAGTTTTAGGGTTGGACAAGGAATGCACAGACTCGGAGCTCAGAAATGCCTATAAGAAACTTGCACTG AGATGGCACCCGGATCGCTGTTCTGCCTCCGGAAATTCTAAGTTCGTGGAAGAAGCCAAGATGAAATTCCAAGACATTCAACAAGCCTATTCTG TTTTATCTGACGCGAATAAGAGGTTTCTGTACGATGTAGGAGCCTATGGCAGTGATGATGACGAAAACAAT GGGATGGGTGAGTTTTTGAACGAAATGGCAATGATGATGAGCCAAACAAAGCCTAAT GAAAATGGGAAGGAGACGTTTGAAGAATTGCAggatattttttatgaaatgtttCAAGGGGATATTGGGAGTTATGGGTCTGCTTCTCGGACCCCTAGTTCCTGTTCTACTTCTTCGTATGCGTCCTATTGCGAAAGCTCAAGTTCCAATAACAAGCGCAATTGCTCTGAAATGAACTATGAGAAGGTGACCTTGGACGATCCTTCTGGCTTCGACACTCATTTTCCAAGTTTTTGTGTAGGG ACAGGTGGGAAGCCGTCAAGACAACGGGAAGGCAACGGCAGCAGGAGAAGGGATTCGCGCAAAAACCACCGGTAA